The genomic stretch taaataattaaacaaacacAATCAAAGTGAAGGAATGCCTCATTATCTTTATTATCATTTACAAAGCATGATAATTACTCCAATGTGTCAAGTGAGAAGATCCATCACATGAACATAACAAATTATTGTCTTCGTTCACCAACTTAGATAATCACTAAAAGAAAAAGTTCAATTGCATGGGaactatataatttataaagcTAAACAAAGTCCAATAAATCAATTTTAAcaaaatcaacctcttgttgtATGTGGATCGAACACTCACATGCATAAATAAAACACTCGCATTAATCATAAAACTCAAAACCTTACCTTACtcgacaaaaaataaataaataaaagagtaaaaactcaaaattactcaccACGATAACACAACATAGCAATATGTTGTTGTGTCACAACAACATGCTGATAGGGATGGAATTTAGGGGGAAGGAAACCTACTGCAAATTGCAGTAAAAAGAAAAGCAGAGAAGCCATACGAGAAAAATTCAAGAgagatatataattttcttcatttctcataataaCTAATACAATTCAAGCGCCTATTAAATAGATTTAAACAAATTCACTaagctaaaaaatagaaaaacactAACAACAAACCAACCCACTAATATTATctaaatagaataaataaacttaaatcaaataaaatgaccAAGTCTTGACCCATGTAGCCATATCCATATTGCCATCTCCATTTCCTATGCTaactgtttttattttatttttttgcacatATCATTCCTCTCCCCTTAAAAATTGTCCTTGTCCTCAAGGACAAAGGAAAACTGTTGGTGATATCTTTTGGCCGGAAAATACTTTCCTTTTTGGTCCATACACCAGAACCATACGGTGAGTTAATCTTTCTAATGGAGTGGAAGAAAGCACCTAAGAAAGCACACCGGTAGACGTTGTTGCAGAGGCTGTTGTGGTTGCCACTGCTAGGCTGTCGGAAAGGCCCTTGCTGGATTGCCGGTGCTAGGACTAGCACTATCATGGTCGCCTTCGCAGGAGCTGCTGCCATCTTACAGCGAGCGCTGGCCACGTTACAGCTATTGGTCTTGGTAGAGGAAGATGATAGATTCAAGAGCTTGGGGATGGATCAAAGTTCATTACGCATCCTTTCGAGAGTTGACTAAACTTGGAATAACCTAGACTCGATTTGAGTTAGGACCACATCCATGGTCGGAACCAGATCTGATACCATTGATAGGGATGGAATTTAGGGGGAAGGAAACCTACTGCAAATTGCAGTAAAAAGAAAAGCAGAGAAGCCGTGGGAGAAAGATTCAAGAGAGAGATATAATTTTCTTCGTTCCTCATAATAACTAATACAATTCAAGCGCCTATTAAATAGACTTAAGCAAATTCACTAagctaaaaaataggaaaacacTAACAACAAACTAACCCACTAATATtatctaaacaaaataaataaacttaaatcaaataaaatgaccAAGTCTTGACCCACGTAACCATATCCATATTGCCATCTCCATTTCCTATATTaactgtttttattttatttttttgcacgTATCACACGCCAACGCATGATGCGCACAGCCATGTGCACAACACAAAGTTAAGCACCAACACACGCTGGGTATAACAACAACGCTGCTGCTTGCTTTGCACAATAACAAGTTGATGTGTCGTCCCTTACCGTAGCAATGCACAACTTGGTGTTGTAACTGTTGTTGTTGCAAccataattatattatttaacaaaatagtCTATTACGAAATAATTCATATGCATAATAGATATCACAATCAGTCATGATTctcattgaaaatttaatagacaaaggtaaaataaaaaagataggTCTTAAATTAAAGAGAAGTTTTCTTGGAGGAATTTCAACAAACAACTACCAtgcacaacacacacacacaacaacaaTGTCAACACTCTCATTGAAGAGCTAAGAAGTAGCTGTGAcatagaagaaaataataacaatttataTAGAGAGGGCAATGGTTGTCAAAGCCTCTAAGCCTACAAGAACGTACAAGAAACACAAGATCAAGCCAACTCGTTTACTACCAagtaaaaaaaagttcaatgaATAGGAAAAGCATgaaaagaataaggaaaaacaACCTGTACCTGTGAGGTCTCCATCGTCATGAAAACTTATTGCATAtggcctctctctccctctccatcGTTGTATAGTTCTCCTGTTACAATCGAGTTCAGTTTTGGCTAATTTTTTGGCAAAGTTGGGAATTTTAAGTTGGCGGTAGGTTCTTCTGCTTTCTTgtcctttgtttttcttttattttcacaaGTTTGGGGTAATTTACTTTGAAAGGTGACACGGGTTTGTGGACTAAGAAGTTATGTTTTGGTtctggttggttggttggttttCTATGATGGGCGTGGCTTTCGAATGTTGCCATCAACATTCTTTATGTTATGCaattaaatagttttatttgaagagaaaagtattttgatttagttaaaaatcaaaattattaataaaaattaaagaattttttatttttataattacataaaaaaaatttataaacatataGAGATCATTtctattaaaacaaataataatggTAATTAAGACATAAAAAAGATTTCTATCTTTAGAAATAAATGTTTTCAGAAAATTtcctataaaaaattaaagatttccAAAATAAGTAATGGAGCATATTTATAGATTGGCAAAATAAAATTAGTGGCATTTTCTTGGCCATGTCATTAGAACCTTCGTTGTTAGTTTCTTGAAAAGTGTTatcatttctatatttttaatgacattttcaTCTTAAAAATGACACTAAAGTGACGATAGTACTTAtcttttaatgtatttttttagaagtgtcatatttctaaaatttttagtgTCATTCATGATAAAAATGCCACTAAATAAGTTGTATgccaatgtttttttttttattcaaattacgCTAAATTAGTGCCACTATAACCTTTTTATCTTATATTGAATTAATCAAGTCACACAATCCTATGACCAACAATACTAAAGATTTCTTTATTTAGTTTGTTAGACAAACTATGGGTCATCGAAATTgtataaatgacaataataatgAATCTAAGCATATTGAGAGTGTAAAAGatgaaattaatataaattatttaaagcTAAAAATGACTCATGCAACAAAGAAAGCATGGTGACAAAAGGTTTGTGCAACAAAGTACAAGAGGCTTAAACAATAGTTATTTTGAGTGAAAAAATGTATCGGAAGAGTGGAAAGGGTGTCTTTTGTTTGTGAtacgaaaaatatttttttttttgaattggaTAAATAACATTGAAAGTTATTTAGCATAAAAAGATATGCCAAAACAAATGAGAGTAAAGCTTTTGAGAACAAAACCACATAGTTTAGCTTTACTTGGAAagatgtattaaaaaaataagagcaTAAACACAAAGATACAAGGACCAACTTCTACCGGGAGGAAACAGTATCAAATAATCATAAAAGTAGAGAACGAAAAATTAAGAGATGGAATAAGATGAAAGAGAACTTGACTGCACAATTTTTGTCTCAAGATTCTTtcatgtgaaaaatattttctttcaaaaaatagTAAGTTACACGAAATGTAAAAAACTATCACATCTAATAAGGACATAGTTTCTTAGTCATTTCTTGATAACATTGTGAAAAATATTGACAATTGCAACGCGAAATTGCTTATCATCCTCAACTAGGTAGACAAATCAAGGTAGTGAAAAAGAGCCTAAGGGATTTGTTGTGTTGCCTTGCAAAAGACAACATGTAATAATGAGATCTAGTCTTATCATAAGCTAGATTATAACATCACATTCAATAAGTGTATTGGAGAGAATATTTTTCATGTGGTATACAGGACAAATAGAATTTAGAGGGTAGATCCTATAAATATCTCCAATCAACCTAGGGTTAGTGATGATGCAATTGCTTTTGTTGGGAATTTGAATGTAGTTCAACAAGAGGGTTGCTAGAAAAAGGCTTGAAGATGAGAACcaatattatttgataatagTGGATGAGCAAAAAGGGTATAAAGAATGCACGGTGGGTGATTGGTTTAGGGTTTTCTTTCGAAAAATAAATGTTTCCGATAGATACCTATAACAAAttaaagagtaattttaaattGAGTCATCAAAAATTCAAtacaaaattagtaaaaatgcaTACGAAATATTGAATTTCCCCAAAATCTCAATATATCACCAAATTTTAATGTggtaaacttgtattttttccatgacaatatataaatttagatATACAATAAAGTGTAGGAGTCCATCTCAAATAGGTCCTAGCAAAGAAGGAAGGATCCAAGGTGTGTACATATGCAAGAGATGATGATTAcagtttgaaattaatttagatttttgataaaataagaCCGACAAACCTAATTATGAAAATTCACAGATTAATTAGAGAAGAGGATTTCATTAAGATTTACCCTAACATGTGTTAGGTAACCAATTTGATAGATCACTTGGAGATGAGTTCTTTCTAAGAAAGGGGAATGATGCAAACttgtaaataattttcattttttctgtGTTTTCTCTTATTGTATATAGGAGgcaatttagtaatttttagcTTTAGGACATATTTTAATGTAAATTAGCCTTGGggccattttttaaaatttttgggatgtcTTACAGAGaacaattattttattgagCTTGTCATAGGATTAGTGGTTTCTAGGAGGGGTTATTTGCAAATTATGAGTTGACTTCTTTTGGAAGCTCCAAGACTAAGTATAAATAAAGGTCTCCAACCACTTGACAATAGTTTTCGACTTTATTCAATAGAAGAATTCTATCGAGAGAGTTTAACCTCCAGACCATATAGGGTTTCGTAGATTTGGAGGCTTGGATTTTGAGAAATCAACTCGAAAATACTTGTTGGTCCTCCAACACTACCATAGGAATGAGATGCTAGCACGAATCTgtcattgttattttttgaaatCTAAAATGTAGTGATTGACAGATTCAAGTATTTGgctcattttttctctattttgaagtatctctcatttttatcttaaaataaaagttttgtaGAGTTGATATGACTGTTCTTGTTGATTTACAAGTGCAAGtgacattattttcttttcccctcaAGTTGTTATTAGATTGTGGAAGCGCAttatctatatattattttattgttttaatattacatctttgttgttttgctatgttttagttttttatttgcATCAACCATGTAAGGCCTACTTGACCTTGTGAGGCTTACTTCAtgagaaattaataatacaCTAAGGATTGGGGTACTGCAAGAGCTAAGGCTcaatttgattatgttttttttttttagttttttgttataattcttaaatattcagaaacaaaaataataaatattgattattttttataaaaacctACCCATTTATAAtattctagaaaatttgaaaagcaTTTTACGTTTAGTTTAAGACTAGTTTCACTCCAACCTAACACAAAATGAAAACACCTAAAATATAATGAAATGCCTTTTAATGTTTTTCATGTGAAGTTGAATTCATTTCAGCGAACATTTAAATTTTGACTAAATATGTATCTTTAGTCTCCTAACAATTCACGATTCACCACTATTAATAGTTATCTGTACAATAATTATCGATCATCCTTTGACAACCATCAACCATCTTGCCTTTCATATGGCCCTTGGATTCATATTTTGTATTCTCGTTTCCATAGATCTCCATCAATAGCCTAATCACATTGAACCATATATAAAGGCCACATTGAACAATATATAAAGGCGTGGTCAAATCCAAAGAGTGATCTTCTACTAGACCCCTTTCTTGTTCTACCTTTGATAGTGAAAAAGTTTTGAGATTTACATTTGTAGACCCTAACACTGTTGACTCTCATGTTCTTTTCCAACACATCTCcttatcttaatataaattattattttatttgttattttatttactttatttcctaattataaataattacatgcactaaaattatatatatatatgaaaaataaaattatattgcACGAAGCATTtgcttattttatttgttgttttagtTGCTCTTTGTGCTcctaataatattttgatactcCTAATTGTGAAAATTCTTGGAACACTTTATCAGGTATGGAGAGTCTCAGAAAAGAAgataatatttctcaaaaagaaaaaaaagaaaagaaagtacaAGAGAAGTTCTCAACGAAAGATTCAAAAGAGGAGACTCCTCTAAGTACTTCGGGAGAAATTATTCGGTCACTTAAAGGTAAATGTTTTATCATATAATGTATATTTACAAATTTATCACATAACACATGCTAGAATGACTTCTCTATTTATGTTGTAGAGGTTATTGGAAGTATTGAGAATAAAGACAAAGGTGTGGAAGTGGAAACAAAACCATCACCAACACCAAACAATGATCTAACTATTGAAGAACGATCGATTTTTTCTCATGGCCTAGTTATTCCAAGTGATGCAGTCTTTACAGATGAGGAGATTGCTTGGCTTCGAACATTGCTTTCTAAAGATTAGGTAagaacatatataaatatatatatatagcctaaatgatttataattttcatgtTGCTTAACTGTAATACTAAAAGCTTGATatagtttaatattttgtatactTCATTACAATgtagtcttattttttatataattatatcaaaGATTGAATAGAATAAAAATTGTGAGAAACTCATctgatataattatatttttgtgagaACTTGTAACGGCCCGCTCCCTCCTACAGGGCACTACTTGTGAATAAATAATCGGATTACTTATGCACAATAATCGACAATGAAGAAAGGGAGTATGTTTCATCATAAAACGCTTTAGATGGGCAATAGGTTTCGTTATTCCCTTCGCTTCACTCGAGGAAATGGTCTTCCAAATAATCAAGGAAACACAGTGGACTGGGACCTGAAACTCGAGTAAGCTTCAtatttcttcagctcgcctcacaaCAAGCTAAAGGTGACATAAGTACAAAACTAACACATCAAATATATGCTAAGTACCGgagatttatgggaacatacctttcAATCCATACACAATCTGAAAGTTAGCCTCCACTAAACTAAAGTCACATATAACGTGCCATCTCACAATCACCTATTACACTAAGATGATTACAAAAAAATGTATAACATCCAGTggccaacaacatatacatacatacacaagaatatatatacatgataaatgcataacatacaactcAAGCAACACTGCTAGTCACCACATCAGCCTCTTAACACTATCcatgcttgcatctggacttgcaacatctactatacgaggtaaaaccttatgagtcataaagactcaatacTCATTAGATATTTgatgtgctagttttgtgctcggatcacctttggcttgttgtaAGGTGAGCAGAAAAAAGGTGAAACTCACTCGGGGTTTGGGTTCCAATCCGCTGTgtttctttgattatttggggGACCAATTCCTCGAGTAGAATGAAGGGAATGACGAAACTTAGTGCCTACTTAGGGTGTTTCATAATGAAACATAGTCTCTCTCTTCATTGCCGGTTGTTGTGCGTGAGTAATCCGGTTGATTATTCACAAATAGCGCCTCGTAAGTGGGAGTGAGCTGTTACAATGAGAAGGAGATTGGTTTCTATGAATGGGGAAAGCTAGGGTGTTGGTGATGTTATTTATGATCAATTATTGACCAGTAGCGCCCGTGAATAGAAGCGGGTGTAACAGAACTCAACCTTAACAATGCCATTATTTTGCATGCTTGCAACTATAGCAACATTAAGAAGTGAATGACAAAAATGAGGAACCATAATTCTTGGAATTTCCTAAAAGTAAGGATTAGTTTCTCTACCTTATAGAAAGAATTTGGCATTGCCTTTCAATTCTCAATGAAAAAACACATCCATGGGGTGACACCTATATAAGTACTTAGAACTCATCTATACTTTGTACAGATGATGATAAGGAAGTGTCTCCATGATCCTTAAACAAAATATGTCGTTTGTACCCACCAAAAAAGGTAAATTatccaaaaaggaaaaatcatgCTTTTAccttattttcaattttaggttcaatatttaattttatgaattggGATACTCTTATGTCAAATAGctttttaatacattatttaCCATTGAATTACGAGAACTGAATAATGTTTAAACTGATTGTGTGTGTAAGTGCTTTAAGGAATGATGTGCAAAGAGGTGCAGTCAAATGCTTATTACGCAGAAGATCAGGGAAATCAGAGACATGGTTGTGAGGCAAATCAGGGAGCTCCATTGGGCCCAATTATGACTTCCATTTTCTTACCATATCTGgaaaattttttcttgtttaatttgggttttgtttttccttaattgaactagaattagaatttttttgtttgctattaaaataaaataaaataaaagaactcTTTGAATTTAAGTTTCTATATTTATCAAGAAAGATCATTTTACCTCTCCATGGATCTTATATTGCTAACAAGCTAGCAGTAAGTTGATGGCACAAATTGATGAATGCTttgtacataattttatttttctatcaattttgtattttgcgATATACATGTCATGTTTGTTTGCCACACTAACTATATATTTAGTGGtaatatattgttattattattattattaaattaaaattcagtcCGACcctcaataaaaataaatgttctTTTCAGTGTCGGGTttggtatattaaaaaataagtaatcaataaatataaatgttattttcttataaagaaagataaaaaaaaataatatatcactCACGTCGATTAGTTCAGAGTGAGTTTTACCTCTCAATGGGCTTATCTCTcgctctttttattttaatttatttgtgttgaataatataacaaatttcACACTATcattataataaaagaaaaaaaaaagtatgaagtcattttaactaaaaaaaaggaaaaaaagaaatcttTTCCTCCAAGAATTCTTATTCTTGGAGGAAAAGATAACAAATAAAGCATAATAAGGGGCGaatcccaatcccaatcccCAACGAATCAGAGTCCATCCCCAAACACGGATCTAGTAGTCTAGTAGTCTCTGCAACTTTGGAACCACCCAACCAATCGATTAATCGGCAACCATAACAGTTCATCATGTTCCTCAAAACCCCTTTCTTCTTCCTGCTTCTCATCATCTTCGCCACTCCAAATCCAACGCTCGCCAGAAAACCTCACATCATCAACTTCAAATCGCCCAGTCTCTACCCAGAGTCCTTGTCTTGGGACCCATCCGCCCAACACTTCGTCGTCGGCTCCCACCGCCACCGCTCTCTCCTCTCCGTCTCCGACGCTGCCGTCGTCGACACCATCGTCTCcgacccctccctcccccataACGCCACCATCCTAGGCGTTTCAGTCGATCGCCCCCACGGCCGCCTTCTTGCCGTCGTCCACTCCGCCCCCCCGCTCCCCGTCTTCAACGCCCTCGCCGCCTACGACCTCCGGTCCCCCGACCGCCACCGCCTCTTCCTCGCCCAGCTCCACGACCCCACCAATTCCTCCCGGCCAGCCGCCAACGACGTCGCCTTCGACTTCTCTGGCAACGCCTTCGTCACCAACTCCGCCGGGAACTTCATCTGGAAGGTGACTCCCGCCGGTGAGGCCTCCGTCTTCTCCCGATCGCCGGCCTTCACGGCCTACCCAGTCGACCATTCGAAGCCCTACAGCTTCTGCGGCCTGAACGGCGTCGTTTACATCTCCAAGGGCTACCTCCTCGTCGTCCAATCGAATACCGGCAAGCTGTTCAAAGTCAACGCCGAAGACGGAACCGCACGAACCGTACTGTTGAACAGGGACCTAACGTTGGCGGACGGGATCGCCGTTAGAAGAGACGGCGTGGTTTTGGTGGTGTCTCAGTATAAGGTCTACTTTATCAAGAGTGACGACAGTTGGGCAGAGGGCGTGGTGTTTGACGAAACTGCCCTGGAGGTGGAGGGGTTCGCGACTTCGGTGGCGATAGGGGGAGACGAGAGGGCATACGTGTTATACGGGCATATGGCGGAGGGGCTTTGGGGAAATGGGGAGAGGGATTGGTTTAGCATAGTGGAGATACGGTCGGAGAAGGAAAGCCAGGAAGACGACTCAGTATGGATGTTTGTGTTGATTGGGTTGGGCTTGGCTTATTTCTTGTTCTGGAGATTCCAGATGCGCCAGCTTGTGTCAAACATGAACAAGAAGACCTCTTAATATTAGTCCGTGTAGACGACTGTGGACGAACACGGCAAGACAAGACACGCTTCATTCAATGAGAGTCGACTGATGTATGTAATCTTCTCTggtatatttgatttgattgctCTGTTTTTACCttcataataattttaggatttcctttttcttttgtttgataaTGCAAGATTCGTGtaatttctcttctttcttatacgaaataaatattattgtttttttgtctctttcttATAAGAATGAATCTTTTTGTTTGATAATAATTGCTGAACTTGCTTGTCTACAAGAGATCAAATAGAAAGCAAGATCTAGAACTGGACAACAAACAGATCAAGGGATGGACCATCCATAAGAGCTAGTTTACAGCTAAAATGGAGGTATTTGGTATTTATTTACATGGTTTAAAATACGAGCATTCAGTAAACTAAATTTTTGGTGTAAGCAATAGAACGGAATTGGCCATTGGCTAAGGTTAGGAACTTAGGACTTAGGTGGgccaaaaatgaaatttagtgAGGGAAACTACTAAATCTTCGACCTCAAAATTCTCAAGTTTTTTACACCCTTAAACGGCCCAAATTTGGGCTAATTAGTAGTGTTTAAAGTCCCCCTTATTTGGGTTAAaaagatttataaatttttggtcttaaaagtaaaaatttttaTTCCCCAATGGTTAACCCATAAATAATAACCAAGTAGAGTTGGCCTAAAACAAATcctaaaaattaattccattATATATTCCCCAATGGTTAACCTATAGTTGGGTGAAGGTAACCCATGTTAAGGGTCAAGCTGTTTCGCTTAACCAATGTGATGTTAACAATCTATATTTGTATGGCATTGCCCACCCAAAATTTGGATTTGaagagtattttttaaaaatagtgaGTAATATGAAtgctgaaatttttttatttatagtgcaatgtaataaaaaatatttcaaaaagtGTAAAAGCACGCACCCGAAGTGGTAATATTTTAGAGTGGTTCAGTTATTATCAATCTAGATCTACTACTCTAGCCATTTGctaaagattttcaaattcattaaattaaaatgcaaatcacaatcaaatacAATCATTAGTCGTCGAGCACTTTATAAAATACACAGTTGAATATAGGAATCTCAACCCAAAATCTTGTTACAACAAGATTGAAATAAGTTTATAGAACAAGATCAAGGCtcgaaaaagaaaagattgaaACAATTAACCTCAAAAGTGACTTGAAAATATGATCTCTTAAATGAATGAGTCTACTCTTTTAGTACCTCATATGATCTTCAAAATGATTGATATTTATAGCCTTGAATGTCTCATACATAATTCTAATCATTGGAGATTGAAATGGCAAATGATCGGTCTGCAAAAAATTAGTcgttaataatttttcaaataaaaactatcaacaattttattagtcaatcaacaatttattttaaaatttaaaaaactaatcgacaattttttcatctttaaaaATCAGTCGACTGTTTAATCCTGAAACATTAATCTAGAAGGTATGTACTAAATTGGTTGGCTTACTTTAAGGAACAATTgactgttttgaaaaatcgatCGACAAACTTAAAGAAGAAGTTgacaattataaaaattagtCGATAGACACATAAAATGGGTTGATAGATTTTCATTGGATTCGATGATTACTAgatatttcttctattttcaaggtaatttttttgttttttaaaa from Diospyros lotus cultivar Yz01 chromosome 9, ASM1463336v1, whole genome shotgun sequence encodes the following:
- the LOC127809141 gene encoding uncharacterized protein LOC127809141 — encoded protein: MFLKTPFFFLLLIIFATPNPTLARKPHIINFKSPSLYPESLSWDPSAQHFVVGSHRHRSLLSVSDAAVVDTIVSDPSLPHNATILGVSVDRPHGRLLAVVHSAPPLPVFNALAAYDLRSPDRHRLFLAQLHDPTNSSRPAANDVAFDFSGNAFVTNSAGNFIWKVTPAGEASVFSRSPAFTAYPVDHSKPYSFCGLNGVVYISKGYLLVVQSNTGKLFKVNAEDGTARTVLLNRDLTLADGIAVRRDGVVLVVSQYKVYFIKSDDSWAEGVVFDETALEVEGFATSVAIGGDERAYVLYGHMAEGLWGNGERDWFSIVEIRSEKESQEDDSVWMFVLIGLGLAYFLFWRFQMRQLVSNMNKKTS